The Perognathus longimembris pacificus isolate PPM17 chromosome 3, ASM2315922v1, whole genome shotgun sequence nucleotide sequence ttctttatctgttcatccattgagtggcatctgggctgattccaaacCTTGGCTACAATAGTTTttcaatgaatatggttgtgctggtagctttactgtagTCCTGTTTCCCTAACTTGTGGTACCCAGAACTTgccataaatctataagtaaacactgGGTAGTATGCAAGCATTTACAAATGAATGAAGCATAAAGACTCTGTGGAGAGCTCAAAGAATATGATTCTTTGGAAAGACTAAATCAAGCCCAGGACAGCTGgcccacccctgtaatcctagatactcaggaagctgagatcttaggatccaggatcaaagccagcctggacagagaggtccatgagactcttatctccagttatccattagaaaacccgaagtggcgctgtgggccaacactagccttgagctgaaaagcttggggacagtgcccagacccagagttcaagccctacaacaaaaaaaagaagaaagagaaaggaagaaaggagggagggagggaggaaaggaaggaaggaaggaaggaaggaaggaaggaaggaaggaaggaaggaaggaaggaaggaaggaaggaaggaaggaaggaaggaaggaaggcaggctaaatcaagcccaacaaaataagtacctaGAAATCAGTACTTGCAAGAGGTGGGGTGAGGCCAAGAGgagaggagtagacaaatgaaggtggggggggggtgaagaaaggagaatgcagtcaggaattcattgtgtataggttaAAAGGAGATGAAAacattgaagggatgacacagaacaagatgcattgtgtacataaactgctttgttaaatgaccaaaaaaattcaatacataacctaaaaagaGAAAAGTGGGCTGGCTGGgttagaatgttgaaagaggtgacattgatcaagacacactataTTCATGAACTTTTGTTGAGTggccactcctttgtacaactactaagataatgaaaatattttaaaacataagacTGATGTACTCTTAGGTAAGAGAATGATCAGTATTCAAGAAATGTTTAGTAAGGAGTACTGTGTACCTGAAGTTATTCTAAGGCTCTGGAAGTGAATGTATGACACAAAGACTTCCTGATTTCCTGCAGCTTCTTCTCTGACAGAGGAACCAAAGAAAGATAAATTGCTTAGACTGATTAATTAATTGGCTGGTTCCCATGGCTTTTACTGTACATTTCTGTTGGTTTTCCCATCACATGGGTCCCTTATTAACATGGTAAAAAGGTCTGAACATTTCAGAGTATTATAAACTTGTGAAGTATTGAAATGGAGCTTGGTGTCCTAGGGGCAGTGACCttttagaaaatggaaaaactccATCAGTGACTTGTACTTGCTTTTTTGCTGGCCTTTGTTGTGAGGTTTTGTGGTGCCTCAGCTTCCTCTCTGAAGTAAGAGAGGAACGAAGACTAGGGGCATCATTGACTTCAACGCAGAATCCTTTGTTACTTCTTTAGAATCCACAATTAGAGCGGGGGATGAGGCTGAGaggcacttgcctggcatgtgggAGGCTCTGGGGCCAATCACTGAGAGTAcaacagaaaatacaaaaaggaaTCTAGGGACAAATTGTGTCCTTAAATGACAGCATTTCCAAGGTAAAACTCAGGGGAGGAGGCTGCTGGTGCTTTGGGAAGCAGTCCTGTGGGTCATTACTCATTTCTTACCTTGGCCTCTGGTGCTCCTTTGGTAACATCTCATCCACTAGCTACTAGCATTATTTGATTTCTCAATCATTTGTTACAAAATTTGTACTTGAAAAAAAGAAcacttttttcatttaaaaatatgttagttGATTAAGCCAGAGTAGTTACAGTCAGCAACTGACATTTTTGGGTTTTTGCAGAGCACATTCAGAGGCTTTTACTGCTTTAAGGTTTTTTCAAAGAACTATAGCTCTGTCCATGACTAATTAACACACCAAAACAagttttttgcatttattttttgttgttcgttgggcttgaaatcagggcttgggtactgtcaagtctaacactctaccactttgagccacagctccacttctacttttctgatggttaattggagatcaaagtctcatggacttttctaagcccagcctggctttgaaccttgatcctcagatctcagcctcctaagtagctatgattataggcatgagccacggaacCTagctcaaaacaattttttttttttttttggccagtcctgggcctaggactcagggcctgagcactgtccctggcttctttttgctcaaggctagcactctgccacttgagccacagcgccacttctggccattttctgtatatgtggtgctggggaatcgaacccagggcctcatgtatatgaggcaggcactcttgccactaggccatatccccagccccctggtgagactcttatctccaattaaccactgaaaaactggaagtggtgctgtggctcaagtggtagagctctagttttgagcacaaagaggttcagggacagcatccaggccctgagttcaagccccacaaccaacaacaacaaaaatctcactgTCATTTTGCTGATTTTCATTGGGTGAAGgtcatactttttttaaaaaaatggtgagtTTGTGGTTACCTTGGTGACCTTTTGTCCTTGTTGTACCTTTATAGTATTTTAGAAGTTGAAGGGAGTGTGCTCTCACTGGGAGTCTAGTTCATTGCAGTGAGCAGATCAATATTCAGCAATCATGTCTTTTAAAGCCCTTTCTAATCCTGAGATTTTATGATTCTATATTTACCTTTGACtctgatatttttgttttctcctcagtAACAAGATCATGGTGCTGAGCTGGGGCGGAGATTGGGCCAGGGTATGAGCAGGTGATAGGCACCAAGTGACTATCTAGAATACATTGTATGTGATTCATTGGCTCTAAGAAGCTCATTATGGTTAACTTCTTGGGCTCCTTTGTAGGttgttcttctttaaaaaaaaaatactaatacttTTTCTTAACTCTAATGCcttttataattagaaaaaaagaaaagcccccaAATTCAAGTTTTCTTTGGTGATCAATTAGAATTTTAACTTCCATATGTTTCTAAGATCTAGATAGTCTTATTCATGtttgtatccccagccccagatacacCCCCTAACATATATACTGTAGGTGCTCAAAATACTgctatctgggctgggaatatggcctagtggtagagtgcttgcctcatatacatgaagccctgggttcgattcctaagcatcacataaacagaagccagaagtggcgctgtggctcaagtggtagagtgctagccttgagcaaaaagaagccatggacagtgctcaggccctgagtctaagccccaggactggcaaaaaaaaaaaaaaatactgctatCTATGCTGAATCCAGTGCCCTCAAACactggggcaggggcggggggtgggggggataccATGTACAAaaggtgaggtttttttttttgttccttctaGTTAGTCTCCAAAAGGTTTCTTTCCAAATGTAAAGATGTCTTTATGTGTCGTCTGTTGCAACCATTGGCCCAGACTTGgtatttcaaagttggaaaaaATGAGATTGATATCCTACACAGTTGTAAAATGCCAAAAATAAGTAGCACTGAAATGAATTAAAGCCCAGCACTCAGAAATGCCAGGGAAAGCTTCATATCAAGGTTGGCTGTAATTGAAAGGGTCCAAATAAGTATTTAAAACCACCCCTCTTGGGACTTCTAAGATTTCTGAATTTCAAATTGGTGTTTTATGTTTGACAAGGTGACATTGTGGAAGAAATGTATTGTAAAACAGTGCTGTACGAAAGGAAAATGATTGAATGTAAATATTTCAAGATGTGGACCACTGTTCAAATGTTATCATAAATCTTTGCCATTGTTTTAGGGGATAACTTCATGAATATATGAGCTGAATTGATAGGTAGCTTTTGGAAGGCAAAATCATCAGTGAGTTTATGCCTCTCTGCTACCACTAGTTTGATTCTGCCACCAAAATGTCCTATTAGAACTTTGCTGTTATTATAATTTGCTTATTACAGTGCAAGTAGGAAAACAATATTACAATTGGCAGTGTTTGTGTCCTATTCATCCAAAGGTCTGAACTGTAATATTATGTGAAATTAGAATAGGCTGAGGAATTTTGCATTGTTAAACTTTGAGAAGAAAATGGCTTGAGCTATAAGATTAAccatccttctctccttcctaggTTTGGAAGATTTACAGTTGCTGCTCTTCAGTCCAAAGTGGAACAGTATGAACGTGAGACCAATCGGCTGAAGAAAGCCTTGGAGCGAAGTGATAAATATATAGAGGAACTAGAATCTCAAGTTGCACAACTGAAAAATTCAAGTGAAGAGAAGGAAACTATGGATTCTATTTGCCCGAGAGTGCTTTCTACTGACGCCAAGGGGTCCAAAAGCAGTGAGGAGGAGGTGGCCTCAAAGACTCAAGGCAATAGCGCCAGAAAGCAGCCTGGCACAGCCTCTGCCAGTTCTCACCTGGCTCAGCCTTCCAGCAGCAGATTGTTGGACACCAGCTCTACCAGACAAGAAAACACGAGCAAAATTGAACCAAACTGTCCTAAGAACAAAGACCTCTATCCTAAACAGGTAGAAATAATGTTAGATGTGACAGATACAAGTATGGACACTTACTTAGAAGGAGAGTGGGGTAATAAGCCAAGTGACTGTGTCCCCTACAAAGATGAAGAGCTTTATGATCTTCCAGCTCCTTGTACTCCCTTGTCTCTCAGTTGCCTTCAATTAAATACTCCAGAAAATAGAGACAGTACCGTGATCAAATCAGGAGGTACCAAAAAGCAGTCAAACCATCTCAGAAAACTCGTGTTTGATGATTTTAGTGATTCTACAAATGTTTGCAACAAAGATCCTGCAGATGGTACcagtagaaatgaaaatgaaaagaaagcagaaTCTTTTACTTCTGCAAAGACAAGATTTTGGGATTGTTGCTCTACAAGCTATGCCCAGAACTTGGATTTTGAAAGTTCCGAGGGGAGCACAATAGCAAATTCTGTTGGAGAAATACCTTCAAAACTAAGTGAGAAATCGGGCTCCTGCTTATCCAAAAGGGTGAATTGTATTCGTTCTTTTGAAATGAACCGCACGAGGACATCCAGCGAGGCTTCAATGGATGCCGCTTACCTTGACAAAATCTCCGAGTTGGATTCCATGATGTCAGAGTCGGACAACAGCAAGAGCCCCTGTAATAATAACGGTTTCAAGTCAGTAGATTTGGATAGTTTATCCAAGTCATCTCAAGGCAGTGACTTTCTGGAGGGGCCTGATAAGTTGGAAGAAGGAACTAAACTGGATCCTCTAACTGCTAGTGATCAgttagaaaatggaaatgagtGGAAACCCACTTcattttttctcctctccccacctgACCAAGAGATGAATGAAGATTTTTCACTCCACTCCTCTTCGAATCCAGCTACTAATGAAGTCAAACCTCCACGCTGTTTGTTTCAGACAGAGTTCTCCCAGGATGTTTTGTTAAGCAGTACACGTGCTCTATTTGAAGATCAAAGGTTTGGGTCCTCTTTGTTTAAGATGTCCTCAGACATGCACAGCCTTCATAACCACCTTCAGTCTCCTTGGTCTACTTCCTTTGTGCCTGAAAAGAGGAATAAAAATGTGAATCaatcaacaaaaaggaaaatacagagcAGCCTTTCCAATGCCAGTCCATCGAAAGCAACCAAAAGTTGACTTCTTGGGGATGTCATTTTGTTTTCGTCCTGAAGGGAAtggaaatgtttttaaagtaatttttttccttcataaatgTTCTACACAATCTTAAATTGATCATCTTTAGTTAAGTCAGAATAGTGGGTTAACCTGTACCCAGAGAACTTAATTCATGTTGAAAACACCACTGGTTTTTGTggggattttggttttgttttgggagcAAGGGGAATCTTTTTGACTAGAGAAAATAGGGAGAGGGAGGTTGgactttgttttttaatgggTATTATATGGATCCAAGTTGGTTGTATTTAACTGGTAGATACAGTAGCCTGTTAGTGAGGCTCAGTTATCTTCAGAACATGGTTTCTTTAATAACTTTTAACACTTACAAGACATGGGTTTCTTCAAAGCTTTTCCTTGGGTGGAAATTTctaccccttcctcctcccttttaaTGTTTAGTCATGACCTAACTTTTATATAAGGCCATGATGGAAAAATAGcactctttactttttcttttgtatcattATGTTTTGTCCAGTTTTTGTGAAAATATTCTACTAGTATCAAAGAGTATGTtttggggatttttgtttgtttctttctttgtattgttcctgaggcttcaactcagtgcctctgtgctatccttgagctttttcactcaaggctagggatctaccatttgagccacagtactgtaCTGGCTTCTTgtaagttaattgaagataaagagtctcatagactttcttgactgggtggcttcaaaccgtgatctttcagatcctagcctcctgagtggctaggattacagctccAGCAAGAATCTGTTTTTCTGTGAAAATATCCACTTTGTGGCAGACTTATATTTGCTcatcttttttctgtgtgtgtaaagTCCAAAATCAAGTGAGTGCAAGGAGCAGTTGGGTTTGGAGGGATGTAAACATCGTATCTTCACTTTCCAGATGTGTACAGCTGGGAAGGTACTCTGCTACATTCTTGATCCATCTATATCCCAGGAAAGGTTTGCATGTTACTATTCTTTGTGGAAACTGTACGCATGGTAGCCTTTTTGCTTGCTGTATTTTCCATCCTTAAGAAAAAGCAGTTTTAATTGGctaatagaatatattttatgtggtactttttttttcaataaaaagtaTTGAGAGGGTAAGAAGAGATAAGAGctaagcacaattttttttttaatttaggtctTAAAGAACTGTATTATTCTCAACATGTTGAGGATGCCTATGTAGGCCTTTACAAATGGGTTTGTATGCTAATGACTTGTTTATCTAATGTGCACTGAACGTTTTACATTAATACTGTATTGTTTTACATTAATACTGCATGCTTTTCTATGTGAATTGAATAAAGGATGTCATAAGCACTTTATGTCTTGATATTACCTAAGATATTGAATTAACCTATAAAGACCAGAGAAACTTACTTTCAATTGATTTTATAATCTAGCAGTTGACCCTGGGTTTAAATCTGGTCTGTACCTGTTTTTGAAAGGtctattagcaaaaaaaaaaaaagtgttttacagTTTTTGAATtcttaaaattgtctttaaaaatcTAGAGAGTGACACAGGAAATTCAATTTTTACTGTTTCTCAAGGAAGTCCTGTTGGAGTGCAACTATGCTCATCCATTTGTTTGCATTCTACATGTGGCTGATTCACACTGGAAGAATAGAGTTAGTTACAGCAGACACCATATGGCCAAAATATTTATAATCTGGCCTCTTATAGAAATTTGCTGACCCTTGTTATAATAGCctcataaaaatagaataaatcacTTTATGACTTTGGAAAATGATGCTCCGTCAGaataataaccagaaaaagctaatATGGAGCATGATGTTtgttttattatgtatattttatatgtgtagTATAGTTTTAAAGTATTGAAAGTCTAAGAAGAGGTAAGTGCTaagcacaatttttttaatttaggctcTAAAAAAGTATATTATGTGCACCAATAGCTGGTATTTCACTTGGgtactcctagctgctcaggaggctgagatctgaagatcatagttcaaaaccagcctggacaggaaagtccatgagacacttaactccagctaactactaaaaagccctAAGTAgagctaaaaaagctcagggatagccgcCAAGTCTTGAGTACTTGGGGCTTCCTAAGGTAATGGTACTAAGAGGTGGATTTTTGGGGAAGTGGCTTTATTTCCTTATAAACAAGATCCAAAAGAGGAGCATATTTCCCCCTTTAGGTATTTGGACAACATCTTTTTGAAGCTAAGAATAACCCCTTATCAGATACCAAATCTGCTGGTCTCTTGATTCCCaactccgccccccccaccccgcctccagaactgtgaaaactacatttctttttttatataaattagcTAATCTAAGGTATTTTGTTAATAACAGCTCAAAGGAGCTAAAGTAGGAATTCTATAACCCACCATGTGTCTGTTTTTAATCCATATAACATGCTAACATTGTGCTGTGAAAACTGGAATATGTAGACCCATTTGCCAATTACAAGCTTGGATGAAAGCTGTGTGCCTGTTGTCAGAAGATTATcagaaaattatttcagaaaaatattacCAGAAAATACCAGAATATTCCTCAGCCACTTTGAAAAGTATCCATCTTCCCTAAACAAGTATTGTACACATTAAATTCATAATATCCTTTAAAGAAGACAGTcatttcgattttttttttttttgccagtcctggagcttggacccagggcctgagcactgtccctggattctttttgctcaaggctagcactctgccgcttgagccacagcaccatttgtggcctttcctatatatgtggtgctgaggaattgaacccagggcttcatgtaaaaaaggcaagcactcttgccactaggccatatccgcagtccctcattttgatttttatcaCATCTTTACCATCTTTATCCATCTTTACCTCTCTGATTTGCAGATACACCTATTATATATCCACACCACAGAACAAAACACTACTGAAGCCAAATACTTTGCCTTTCCTTTAATCCCTTCCAAACCCTGAGATACTTACTATGATCCATCTCCAATTACTGGAAAGCAGACCACAGACTAGTGACCCACCCAGTGGGAATGGTTAAACCCCTATCTCTGAGACTTGAATTCGTGATCTCCCTTTTTGTGAGTTCCAAGCTGTGCCCCAAAGGTAAAATGGATGTGAAAGTTCCCAATGATTattaaagtatgtgtgtgtgtgtgtgttagtatacTTCTTTCTAAATAGCATTCAATTTCTGCCTAGGTTTCTGGATCtaaacaaaagcttagggatagaacTTCTTGTCAGAcaagcgccctaccacttgagctacacccccagtccCAAGGGATAGAACTTCTATGTGTGTACCACTTCTAAGTTTAAAGATTCACACTCACTGGCATTTTTGTGAATTTAACCTTCCCCTCCTAGTTGGTTCATTCACtaaagctgatttttaaaaagaaacactagTGGTAAGTTAAGCAGGCATGTAGTTCATTTTATGTAGGCACTTAGTTCATTGTTTGGATCTTTCTGAAATGACACATCTATGTGACTGAAAAGATGATGGTTTGTTGTCAGGACaaacaaaatggtttcctcttcatttaaaaaatgtttcagccCATCAAAAAGTTACAAGTCATTTTGTGTTTTACAGCACCAGCTGAAAGGAAAAACTagggaaaaaatttaaagaactgGAAATAGTACACTAAGATTGACAGtcctttaatttaaaatatgcctTCCAGTCACCTGTTTGCTTTCCTGTTTGAAGCAAAGGTACCAGTGAACAAGAGAACTTGGTCCTGGACAATATAATTCAGTTAGCTGTATataaatgagtgtttaattattCAGAGTATACATGAATGGGGTTTCCTCATCACTTCTGTACCTGTGGATAATATTGTAAAATATCAAGTTGAAATTAACAGTTAATGGTGTGTGGCCAGTTAGATAAGAAATTTCCTAGCTCCTCACAGGTTTTCTATTCCTATTTGTGGGCGTTCTAACAATACAGTCTTTGCCTATCATTATGTAACTTGATCCCTTTAATAATACTTGGCAGAGAGAAAACCTTTTAAGCAATGATCTCAGAGTGCATAGTGAACATTTATTGCCTAATTCTCGGAACCCCACTCATAGCAAGGAAGCATCTATTAAGATGCAGAGTTAAGAATCCATCTTAAGCCCAGGCTAAGGTGGTCTTCGGTTTTATGTGACTGAAGGGGTCTAGAATACCTTGATTTGCAGCCCGACAAGGTAGTCAATTCCTGTGTGCTGTGTCTGAATAGGAATCACACCCTCTGATAAAGATGGATGGtattaaatgacaaaaaagaTGTAAGTGTGGATTGTATGTGATTATCATTTGGGGGTGTAAAAATCTTTTCCCCCATGGGGCAAATGTTTGACTTAGGTATTTACTAAAGGGAAGATAAAATTCTGGTTCAATTTGTTTCTTACAACATTGGCGAGTagcaaacttttcattttgtagaGAGAGTCTGGGCATAGGGAAAAAGTGGCAGCGTTTTCATACTGGGTCTTGAAGGATGAATAAGAGTTTCTCCCCGCCCTCCCAAGGAGGACATGACTTCTGCATGTCTGGATATGATTGTCCCAGAAGCGagagtagaaagaaaggaaacacctACTAAAGTCAGAGATCCAAGACTGAAAAAGACTTTCCATAGAGCTTCATTCTGAGATTGCAAGTGGAGCTTTTGACCTCTTGTCAAGTCTCAGGCTGCTCAGGGTCCTGCCCCGGCCTCCTGAACCGGCGGCTCGATGGCGAGACAGTGACTCCCTGGGCGCTGGAaggcttggggcgggggggggggggggggggcgggggggcggtctATCAACTGTCCATTAAGTCAAGCCTTGGCTCTCGGAGGGCTAGAAGGGATAACCTCGCCTCACCCATAGGATCACCTCGGCGTTCACGGTGAGGAAGCAGGGCTGGCTCCCCAACCTGGGCTCACATTCTGCCCCCTCCCAGCCAACTCAGCCCGGGTTCCGTTCCCCTCTGCTCTCCTGTCAGATTGCTCGCCTGGGGAGGACAAACCCACCCTGACCCCTCCAGCCAGAGTTCCTGCGCTCCCATGGGCCCGGGCCCCACTCGAAGGGCCAGTTCTGCggcttcttttcattttatgatcACTCTAGAAACCTGACGATTAAGACGCGAAACCAACAAAGAGTTTTCTTTCCACCTTAACCTTGCACACAATCCTTTAACAAATTAATTAATCCTAATGAATTAACACTTCATTTATTTAAACGCGCTACAGTCCATGAATTAAATTTTCATGCAGTGATTAAA carries:
- the Obi1 gene encoding ORC ubiquitin ligase 1 produces the protein MAQTVQNVTLSLTLPITCHICLGKVRQPVICINHHVFCSICIDLWLKNNGQCPACRVPITPENPCKEIIGGTSESEPMLSHTVRKHLRKTRLELLHKEYEDEIDCLQKEVEELKSKNLSLESQIKSILDPLTLMQGNQNEDKHPVADTPNKTDQDTAEEWKKKLRTAKEIYEKVKDDVDKLKEANKKLKLENGSLVRENLRLKAEADNRSPQKFGRFTVAALQSKVEQYERETNRLKKALERSDKYIEELESQVAQLKNSSEEKETMDSICPRVLSTDAKGSKSSEEEVASKTQGNSARKQPGTASASSHLAQPSSSRLLDTSSTRQENTSKIEPNCPKNKDLYPKQVEIMLDVTDTSMDTYLEGEWGNKPSDCVPYKDEELYDLPAPCTPLSLSCLQLNTPENRDSTVIKSGGTKKQSNHLRKLVFDDFSDSTNVCNKDPADGTSRNENEKKAESFTSAKTRFWDCCSTSYAQNLDFESSEGSTIANSVGEIPSKLSEKSGSCLSKRVNCIRSFEMNRTRTSSEASMDAAYLDKISELDSMMSESDNSKSPCNNNGFKSVDLDSLSKSSQGSDFLEGPDKLEEGTKLDPLTASDQLENGNEWKPTSFFLLSPPDQEMNEDFSLHSSSNPATNEVKPPRCLFQTEFSQDVLLSSTRALFEDQRFGSSLFKMSSDMHSLHNHLQSPWSTSFVPEKRNKNVNQSTKRKIQSSLSNASPSKATKS